From the Saccharomonospora marina XMU15 genome, the window TACCCTGGGCGTAGACCGGGTTGAAGCAGGTGAGCGCGTCACCGGTGACCAAAAGGCCCTCGGGGAACCGCTTCAGCTTCTCATAGTGCCTGCGTAGAGTCGTCGGGAACCGGAACGCTACCGGCTCGTCGACGGGGTCCGCGTAGCGCAGCGTCTCGTAGACATCAGGTGCGGGCAACGACTTGATCCACTCGTAGAGTCCGGCCTGGTCTGTTGGAGGATGGTCACCGAGCATCCCGTAGGTGGTCATCTCCAGCAGGCCGCCATCGGTCTTGAAGAAGACGGCGCCGCGGGGTAGGTCCGCGTGAGCGACCGGGTTTATGCAGACGTCGTCCTCGAACGGGTCAATTCCCGGTCGGAGCTTGAAATGTTGCGTCACGTAGACCAGGTCGATCTTCTTACGCTCCTCTTCGGGCCTTTCGTACCCGAGTTGTTCCAACCAGACCGGGGTACGTGAACCCCGCCCGGTCGCGTCCACCACCAGGTCGGCGTCGATGACCTGCTCGGCCTTATCGCCCTTGGCCTGCACTCGAGCACCGATGACCCGGCTGTTGTCGGCCGTGGTGACGAGACCGAGAATGTCGTGCTGCTCCACGAACACCACGTTGGGGAGTCGCTGGACACGTTCCCGAATGTGCCACTCCAGCACAGGGCGAAGTACACCCAGCGTGACGAGGTCGCCGTGCTGTTGCTTCAACCGGTTGCCTTGGAAGTACCAGCGCGTGCTACCCGAAAGGTCCCCTTTGGGCACGCCGTGATCGACCAGCTCCTGCGTAATCCCGGGAAAGAGCTCCTCCATGATCTGCTGCCCGCGTGCGAGCAGTCCATTGGCCTGATAGGTCTGCGGGCAGGACTTCCTTGGTGTCTTCGTACCGACGAGCACGTCGCGATCGACAATTCGCACCTCGTCGTAGACGTCGGCGAGCACCCTGGCCGCGAACAGTCCGGCAATGCTTCCGCCCAGTACCACCGCGCGGGTCTCTACGTCGTGGTCCATCGCGGTCACCTCCTGAATCTCCGGGTCGTTGTCGCTACTCAGCTGGTCCGTGTCCGTCATCGGCTGCCTGCGCTCATCGGAACGGAGTTCGCGAGACCACCATCCACGCCGAGGTCCTGACCTGTGACGTAGCCCGCGCGGGACGAAAGCAGGAAGGTCACCACGTCGGCCACCTGCTCGGGCTCACCGAACTCGCCCAACGGGATCTGGGCCCGGATGGCCTCACGTGCCTGCTCCGTCGGCGCGACCTCGTCGAGCATCTCCGTGCGGGTGAAGCCGGGGCTCACCGCGTTGACCCTGATGCTCTTGTCGGCCAGGTCCGACGCGAGCGTGCGCGTGAGATTGGTGGCCGCGGCTTTTGCCGCGGCGTACACCGACGCCAAACCCAGGCCACGGTGCGCCATGACAGATCCATTGATCACAACGAAGCCGCCGCGATCGAACAGCGGGACTGATTTCTGGATAGTGAAGAAGACTCCTTTCAAGTTGATGTCCAAGACTCTGTCGAAGTCTTTCTCACTCACCAACTCACTCGGTGAAGAAAAGGGGACACCAGCATTGGCGAAGACGCCGTCCAGCCGCCCGTAACGTGTACGTACCGCGGCAATGAGATTGTCGAGACTGTCGGTGCGGGATACGTCCGCGACCACACCAATGGCCCGGCCACCTGCCGGGTCCAGTTCCTTCGCCGCTGTCTCCACCCTGTCGGCTCGGCGGCCGGCGAGAACGACATTCGCCCCTTCGCGAACAAGCCGCGCTGCGGTGGCAAGACCTATGCCGCTGCCACCACCTGTGATCAGGATGGTCTTGCCATCGAATTCACCCATGCGAACAGCATCGCCCCGAGAGACCGCACCGGGCATCTCTGGCGTTGCGGTTGGTCGATGGGCGTGAGTGGGGCGCTCCAACCCCTGCCGAACGCTCAGAATCGGTCGCCGCGTCGGGCCTATACTTCTCGGGCCGCGAGTTCGGCGATAGCCGCCAGGTCGGCTTTGAGTTGCGCGGAAACGTCTTGATCGGTGTCCGGCTGATCCATTCCGGGCACCACCGTCCACGTTCCCTCGGCCAACCGGTCGGCGGCAAGGCCCACACACCTGAGGCCGTTCCGGACGAGGAGGGCAGGCGCGGCGGGTGCTGCTTGGGTACGAAGCTCTATGCCGACGCGAGTGATGACCTCGCACAGGTCGGCTGCCACATCCGGGTCGCCGTTAATCGCGCCGATGCGGGCTGCCACGGCGAACGTCGATATCAGCAAGCC encodes:
- a CDS encoding FAD-dependent oxidoreductase, whose translation is MTDTDQLSSDNDPEIQEVTAMDHDVETRAVVLGGSIAGLFAARVLADVYDEVRIVDRDVLVGTKTPRKSCPQTYQANGLLARGQQIMEELFPGITQELVDHGVPKGDLSGSTRWYFQGNRLKQQHGDLVTLGVLRPVLEWHIRERVQRLPNVVFVEQHDILGLVTTADNSRVIGARVQAKGDKAEQVIDADLVVDATGRGSRTPVWLEQLGYERPEEERKKIDLVYVTQHFKLRPGIDPFEDDVCINPVAHADLPRGAVFFKTDGGLLEMTTYGMLGDHPPTDQAGLYEWIKSLPAPDVYETLRYADPVDEPVAFRFPTTLRRHYEKLKRFPEGLLVTGDALTCFNPVYAQGMSVAALCAIGMRPHLHSGAVPQPLDYFRDIARDAIEAPWDMTNTVDLSFPRVPGNRTLKVRVGNWYLKRVQIAATRDGNVTAAYFKAAGLVTPLESLMRPSMVLRVLLKSMLGPSKASQQPYGWVAPEGAEPVIPDTELRPAA
- a CDS encoding SDR family NAD(P)-dependent oxidoreductase; the protein is MGEFDGKTILITGGGSGIGLATAARLVREGANVVLAGRRADRVETAAKELDPAGGRAIGVVADVSRTDSLDNLIAAVRTRYGRLDGVFANAGVPFSSPSELVSEKDFDRVLDINLKGVFFTIQKSVPLFDRGGFVVINGSVMAHRGLGLASVYAAAKAAATNLTRTLASDLADKSIRVNAVSPGFTRTEMLDEVAPTEQAREAIRAQIPLGEFGEPEQVADVVTFLLSSRAGYVTGQDLGVDGGLANSVPMSAGSR